A DNA window from Hydra vulgaris chromosome 13, alternate assembly HydraT2T_AEP contains the following coding sequences:
- the LOC136089337 gene encoding uncharacterized protein LOC136089337 — protein sequence MNDSILKESLNHFENLTEELKERVNIFEKNVIEVFEGGKYNDEIRSVYYNLLSKNASVNNVESVIRTVLQKMVGISCGALPKKSLAAEFFSEMNLLSKAQVREAILNSTNNVLHTDGTKYNFREVGSFQVTRSSGSYTFGIEDMFSEEAQSYFGELKNLLADMSQIFSPEKENYEDVVENYVKLPLNKKLKISQMHHVFCGLHVIHNLGIYAEKAIIEWEKVVEQEGSIHGGFKNAQNSRTFDILYELSKLTTYRHGDQRNGKANEWKAFLRKRFSKNFMVSFLHHCFNIIF from the coding sequence ATGAATGATTCAATCTTAAAGGAGAGTTTAAATCACTTTGAAAATCTTACAGAAGAGCTTAAGGAAAGagttaacatttttgaaaaaaatgtaattgaaGTTTTTGAAGGAGGTAAATATAATGATGAAATTCGCTCGGTATATTACAACCTTTTAAGTAAAAATGCTTCTGTTAATAATGTTGAATCTGTTATCAGAACTGTACTACAAAAAATGGTTGGAATTTCATGTGGCGCACttccaaaaaaatctttggctgctgaattttttagtgaaatgaACCTTTTATCAAAAGCTCAAGTGAGAGAGGCTATTTTGAATAGTACAAACAATGTTCTTCATACAGATGGCACAAAGTATAATTTTAGGGAGGTTGGTAGTTTTCAAGTCACAAGATCATCTGGTAGCTACACGTTTGGAATAGAAGATATGTTCTCGGAAGAGGCACAATCTTATTTTGGAGAGCTAAAAAATTTACTCGCTGATATGTCTCAGATATTTTCTCCAGAAAAGGAAAACTACGAGGATGTTGTTGAAAACTATGTTAAGcttcctttaaataaaaaattaaaaatttctcaaatgcATCATGTTTTTTGTGGCTTACACGTTATTCACAATCTTGGAATATACGCAGAAAAAGCAATCATAGAATGGGAAAAAGTGGTTGAGCAGGAAGGTAGTATTCATGGTGGTTTTAAAAATGCGCAAAACTCTCGcacttttgatattttgtatGAACTTTCAAAACTTACAACCTATAGACATGGCGATCAGCGGAATGGAAAAGCTAATGAATGGAAGGCATTTTTGCGTAAAaggttttctaaaaattttatggttTCATTTCTGCATCATTgctttaacattatattttaa